atatataatattataaattacaatggacatatatatatatatatatatatcatatatcatttatattcatatttgcgtttatattttttttattcaattttgtttttttttttttgttttttttttaacttgTTACTATTCATagtaatgataaaaataatatttgaaagaattttttaattttttttctttattattactagGATTAAATACATAgaaattataatcattatcTGAACATAAACATTCTGAGGAAAAATCTATactaatatatttttcttcttgaatatttgtttttttcttttcttttatttgtgttttttttttatctccactatttattatattttctacaTTATCAATGGAATcgtaatatttttctccTTCCTCCTCATCATCCTTTTGCGTTTCATATGAAAGTTCATTTTGTGCTGTTACTCTTTCTTTTCTATAAGAGGATGAAGAAGATAttgatgatgatgatgatgacAAGGAGGATGGTGATGATGTTAATGAGCGTGATGTTGGTGATGTTgatttatttgtattttgttttatatcatcgattacaaaattatatcTTAGTATATCCCCTGTACTTGTTATAACACATAATTTTCCTTCTACATCTATACAAGGagaaaatatatctatatcatttttgtaaaaaatttgtatatttgtgtttctttttttatctttttttttttttcctttttcatttgtacaattattaaaccaattgttattatttcttttattttggtcattattcattttttttttttttttttttataatttactttaaatatgatttttaaatgtatatttgttatataacACCTTCATTCAATAAgattcattatattatttatttattattttttttttttttccatcttattttaataaaagataatttTTAAAGGTGTATATTAGGAGAGTAATTCAcgtattttttttaaaataaaaaaatgaaatatacacatatataatatttataagacaataaataatagttcctcatttttctttaatatttttgaaaaatagtacttagatatatttaatgtCTTATAATACtacattataaatatatacctACCCAATTTTATGcaatgaaatatattatgtacCTATAATTctatgtatttttttttttttttttttttttttttagacacattattatttatattgcAATTTTCtatgttatataatcattGTTTTTAAACAATAATTTGTACAcaataattaaatataaatataataaatgaatctaaatgaatatatataaatgaatatatataagtgaatatatataaatgaatatatataagtgaatatatataaatgaatatatataagtgaatatatataaatgaatatatataagtgaatatatataaatgaatatatataagtgaatatatataaatgaatatatataagtgaatatatataaatgaatatatatatatatatatatatatatatatatatatatatataattcgATATTCTATTTAGACACAAATAACACATTTAATATGTTCAAATTATGGTGAGtcttaataattttatatcaaaaaaataacaaaaaaaaaaaaaaaaaaaaaaaaatcagaataatatatattttaaaaaaatttaaaaaaaaaaaaaaaaaaaaaaaaaaaaaaaNNNNNNNNNNNNNNNNNNNNNNNNNNNNNNNNNNNNNNNNNNNNNNNNNNNNNNNNNNNNNNNNNNNNNNNNNNNNNNNNNNNNNNNNNNNNNNNNNNNNNNNNNNNNNNNNNNNNNNNNNNNNNNNNNNNNNNNNNNNNNNNNNNNNNNNNNNNNNNNNNNNNNNNNNNNNNNNNNNNNNNNNNNNNNNNNNNNNNNNNNNNNNNNNNNNNNNNNNNNNNNNNNNNNNNNNNNNNNNNNNaaaaatttaaaaaaaaaaaaaaaaaaaaaaaaaaaaaaaaaaaaaaaaaatcagaataatatatattttgtatatatttatataatgatgaaaataaaaaatggaCAGACGAAAGGAAAACATATGTAACATTTTTAAGAATGTATGTGGTTATATACCATAACATAcattatgtaaaatatatatatatatatattaaagaaaatgaaagaaaaaaaaaaaaaaattaatttgaattacaataatttaatataaaaaaggaataaataaatataaggaaaaactaaaaaattaaacattaaataaaaagataagCTAAAAGATCAAATTGAATTACGCTCTTTTTTGGTAGTATATGTCACATTGAAATTAACATCACTATAAGTTCTtaaaatgaattttttCCTACGCATGTCAGAATCTGataaacataatttttcttcAGGGAAAGGttgttttaattttcctttttttttttttcttcttctatTTTTCCTTGAGTTCCTATTTTCACTTAATCCTATAAGATTTAATAAAGATTCTTTGTGcgtataaaataaataactACACACTGAAATTAAAGtgaacatttttatttatatataagaaaaatgtggtatatattatatatgtttatataaaaaaaatatgtatatatgtatgtatgtatatatatatatatatatatatatatatatatatatatataattattatatcctattttatttt
The genomic region above belongs to Plasmodium reichenowi strain SY57 chromosome 13, whole genome shotgun sequence and contains:
- a CDS encoding hypothetical protein (conserved Plasmodium protein, unknown function), whose product is MFTLISVCSYLFYTHKESLLNLIGLSENRNSRKNRRRKKKKGKLKQPFPEEKLCLSDSDMRRKKFILRTYSDVNFNVTYTTKKERNSI